Sequence from the Temnothorax longispinosus isolate EJ_2023e chromosome 6, Tlon_JGU_v1, whole genome shotgun sequence genome:
CGAGGTGTTGATCGGACGCATGCACGTGTTGGACAACGGGGTGCCACTTTGATTCAATATAGATATTTGGCCATTCGCGACCGGGTTCTCAcgtgtattaattaatcaccGTCTCGAAAAAGCGAAAAACGATCAGTCACATCGTCAGTATTCAATTACTTACTTAGCAAGCCCTGAAAACAAGgacaaaattactttaaaaaaaaagtaagtaaaaatataaatgtattatattctaattaatatttatattctaattaatcACGTCAAAGTCTAAAATGCAGATGTTGATTACAAATGGAAAAAGAAGTACATCGATACGAAGACGATAATGCGATTTGCTGCGGTCTAGAAATTTCCGTGGTTATTGTTCCAGCGGCAAACCGATGCTCGCGGAAAAAGTGGTAATGGAAAGTTCTTCCTGACGCCGGATACAACTTTTTGCGGAAACATTGCGTTCACGCAGTGTATCGAGATAcgattaatcaaataaaaaaatttacattgttCGGAACATTCGTTGGGAActcataattttacaaatattattcggAAGAGCGTTAACGAGTCAATTTGTTATGTCACTTCGCAAGCAAGAAATCGCAATCGAGGACCGACTCgactattataatattttaacaccCGATTGAACTCTGCGAGATAGCGCGACGGAATATTCTAGTAGAATAAACGCCATGCGCAACGATGCGAGAAAGTGTGAAACCATGTGCTTCCCCACCGCATCGGTGTCAACGGAGATTGGAATGAAATTTAGGAATACTTGCGGTTGTGCGGATGAAAGTGGACTCGGCGGAAACAGACAACCCGGCGCCGTGACGGAAGTAGCTGCAGCATCGATATTTAAGTGTCAACCGTTGTAACATCGACCATCAGTCCGATCGAAACGGAGAGCGCGATCGAGATGGTGCGAAGTACGATGTTATTTCTGTCATTCATTGCAATATGTTCGCTCACGTTGCACACAACGTGTCACGCCCGAGATCTGGCCAGTGCGGAATCGCGCGTCAGCCGGCGCGATGTACGAGAAGAGAACGATGACCGTCATGTAGATCATTTAGAGCCCATTGTGGTGTCGTCACCGCTTGCAGAGACAGGTGAAACCGATCTCGAGACGGCAGCGACCAAACACAAGGGTCATCACCATGAATCTGGCGGTGGTCACAAACATGAATCTCACCATCACGAAGAGCACGGCGGAAAAGGCGATAAGGGATACAAGAGTCATCATCATCACGACAAAGGTGACAGCGGTAAGCACGATAAGCAGCACCACTCCGGTCATCACGAAGAACACGGAGGCAAGAAGAAAGGTCATCATGATGAGCACGAAAAATACGGCGAGCATCATGAAGGCGAGAAAGGTCATAAAGGTGGAAAGTTCGGTGAAAAGAAGGGCCACAAGAAGGGTCACAAAACTAAAGGTTATCACAACAAATTCCATAAAGACGAGTATCATAAAGAACACAAATTTTACGATGACTATCATAAGAGTGGACACCACGAGAAGCATGGTGACTTCCACGGTCATCACGAGAAGAAGGAAGGCCATCACAAGAAGGGCGGTCATCATCATTCTGGTTACCACGAAGATCACCACGGTAAGAAGGGCCACCATGACAAAGGCCATCACGACGAGGAGCATAAAGGTCATCACGGCAAGCACGGCCACGAGGAACATCACTCCCATCACGATTCGCACGGCAAGAAAGGCGATCACCATTCCGGAAAAAAGTATGGCTATAAGAAGGGACATTAGAATTATACGTTTAAGCATTAAGTATCAAAAAGCGATAACTCGTAGTACAGTTACGGCTTATGTGTACCTGCTTCGGACAAAGTCACGCGACGATGTCGCGTGGCTGTTGTATTTTGTATCATTCTTTATATAGAGCGAACACTaacataaagaaagaaattgtttgGAAATTGCGGCTCGTTgacttttctttctccttcaaAGTCTTAATGGGGCAAATAAGTTTCTCCCCCTCCGGCTCATATTTGTCCCAGCAGCTACATTATAGTCAAGACGGCAACGTGATATTACGCCTTATCGATTCTTCGCGATTTATTGCCGCCGTTTTTCTCGGCGGCCTTTTATCACTTCCCATCGGCAAACTAAAGTAATTTTGCCATTTCTTCTCGCCTTGTGCCTTTGCTTATTGACACAGATCAAGATAATAATTACGCAAGAACGAACACATTATTATTCTCAAATCAtgcgaacaaaatttttactcaTTACAATAAgttacttgaaaaaaaagaaaaaataaccgAGGCATATTATCGCGTTAATGTCGggtatcattattatcaattcggctaaaaaattgaatttaaatatttgttttgcaAGTGGTATATGGTCCGTGTCGATAAAactttttctgaaataaaaaacgacaGTTTCATTGGTTCAAGCTGGcgtgaattaatttattgtaaaataaaagtatttttcagCGCCGCGTCTCTATTGTCGGGCAAGAGTAATATATTAGCAATTTTGCAGTATGAATTTTAATGTCACATATAGCACAGATCATTAATGCACCAATAATTGAGGTTAATCGATTGGCCAGCTGATTGAATTGATTACCGGATATTAATGTGCCGCGGGAACGCATGTTGCGAGTTGACACCGTTAAATTTGCAGGTAAATACCGCATATATGCCTATATGCTACAGTGTTATAGTGTAATAGtgtgcaaaataatattgtattattcattgtaaaacatcaaaatgaaaatatagttttataatataatacaatcaaTATTATCGCGTTCAAAAACAGAGTCAAATCATATTGTctaaattctataatataataatgttctaGAATAACTTATTAGTCCAAATTGTGTTTTCTTTCAtaccattaatttttttcagattaaattaaaacagtttaaatattacataaacggttaattattttcgtaaaGAATAATGTTGACGTtgttttttcataattaattttttgtacatttatttagttaattaCTTTGCTTTTTATTTGTCTTATATTGCCGCATTATGACGGCTTGACCAGCCAGCACGCTGCCGTCGAAAACATATAATCGCTTAATCGCTTATATCTTctgcaatgtatatatatgtataagctcATTATTTATGGTTAATTAATGATTCTAgaaaacgttatttaaatctagttgcattatgtatataatttataagtctaccaattaattgtttgtaaataataaaaactcgCAATCTCCAtacataattcatatttttgctAAATAAAGATGtcgttaaaaaagataaactaaacaattaattaacattaaattaaatataaaataaatttttcgatctATTTTTCTTTGCTTCTATTTGCAgatgttttacataaataGGTTAAAACATTTACTGTCGCTAATAGTATAAAGCTTTGATTATGAACATACTTGATTATATCCGTTTTTAGCGTGATACAATGAATACACCAACAAGATGAGCTTAatccaaatatttaatttagtagCTTACGTCAAAGGATTTCTTGCTTGGCCTCATGATGCAATTTTCATTATACGACTGTAGCAGGCAGatcatttattattcgaaGGGTTACTTCAGCttcgtgaaaattttatcaaagataCGGGAGAGCTTATTTAACTAGTTTTCaacaacattttattaaacaacTCTTGTTCTCGGTTGTgtttattcataaaaagaaGTTTATTGTTCTATTTTTCGCATGGATAAAAAATGCGACGTAATAATGTGAATTtcatttagtaaaaaaataacgactGTTTCTTTCTGTTAAAAGCTTCTAATCCGGCAGTAATTCGGCGAAAATACAATGCAAATGTCACGTGTTTCTGAGTCTTCATTAATTTGGTCAAATGGCACGATTATTTTGACTTCATGAAAGCATGCGAAATCGCGGAACACCGCGGTAGTACGTATTTCTTCGAGCTCACGCGTTTCGcgcttttccttttttttcccctgGCACACCGGAGCCACttcaattacattaattaaaccACCCACACGTGCACGCATTACAATCCAAAACAATAGCGGACCCTTTCGACGGCCGCTGGAATTGTCACACAGCGGAGCATTTCAAGTAGATTCGTTGCCGCGTGCACATGCAATCTCCGGCGCGGAGATGGAGGCAATGGTCTCGCGCAACCCTGGCGAACACCGGCTGCATCGTACGTGGCAGTAAAGAAGTGCATAAAGTCCCGTTAATCCGTGTCCGGAGTGCCGGAATTCAATTCGGACGCACGCCGTAGAAGTGGCGATCTCATTTGCTACAGGGTGAGATCGTTAATCAAATCCGCGGCGCGATGAATACGATAGTAGGCGCCGCCGTGCGTTCTTGCTCCACCTGTTTTTACAACGAACGACGCATACGCAACGCGGCAGAAAGTGGTCGTATCGTCCAATATTATCTTGCAAAGTAAATTGAGAATGTGTGCGCTAATAAATgacgaatattaattaaaaattacagaatgTTTTTTGTATATCCCCTATACGATTTGCATGCATATGACAGTTACAATGGCGGTGTTTctctgtaattaattattatttttaagataatcaGCGTTCTAAACCAGTTATAGGACAGCCTCAGAAGAGTTCGttaaactaaatattaatatcacgGTAATACACTTTATTTATGCTGCCCGATAACGGCGGATTTAATGCTGTTTATTAATATCGGAATTTGATAAATAGCTGGAGCAtaggaatttttattaaaagtgaagatccctctctctctctcaggcATGCCGATAATTTACGATACTCGTAATTTGCCGATCAATAACGCATATGTCTATTTAATTGAGGAAATATACGTTTCTGATAACTGCGTATAGAAAGTTTTCatgttaaagaaatataatcaattataaaaaagatatttttaaattttataaaatagtcaTAATTTTGTAACCATTTACTCAGCTACGGTAGAATTCTGTAACTATTTAGATATTATGCATACCACGTAAATTGCGTGTATTTAAAAGAGACATGTTAAATGTgttactttatttcatattcgATGTATGCATGATTAACAATTAACGCAGATATAGAGTATATATTACTGAATTATTGCATAATATGAAGATAATAGGAAGAACATGAACAGTAGGAACGAAAGCGAGTAAcagaattctatttaaaagCAGCTGGTGGTATCTCCTGAGTAGCAAGAAATTTCAATGTCCCTTCTTGTAACCCCAGTGCTTATGATCTTCGTGGCCGCCCTTCTTGCCATGATGGTGATGGTGATGATGATGCTCATGATGATCGTGGTGACCTTTATGTCCCTTATGATCATGATGATGGTGGCCTTTCTCATGGTGACCCTTCTTACCGTGATGACCCTCGTGATGATGATGGTCATGATGTCCTTTCTTAAAGTGGCCACCTTTCTTGTGTCCGTGTTCATGATGATGGCCACCGTGCTCATCGTGATGACCATGATCGTGATGTTCGTCGAAGAATTCTTTGTCTTTCTTGTATTCGTCTTTCTTCTTCACTTCGTGATGACCATGAGTGCTGTGGCCTTTGCCGTAGTGTCCCTTCTCGTGGAATTTATGACCCTTCTCCCCTTTTTCGCCATGATGATGCTCCTTGTGATGACCATCGTCATGATGATGATGCTTCTTATGTCCTCCGTGCTCATCGTGGTGCCCATGATGATGCTCTTTGTCATGATGTCCTTTTTCACCCTTTCCGTGATGATGGTGGTGCTTATAACCCTTGTGACCATGGTCGCCATGTTTATGATGATGATGAGAATGATGCTCCTCCCCGCCACCATGCTCGTGATGATGACTGGCGGCTACCTGAAGATCGTCGTAATTCCTGGTAATTTCACGTGCGGTGGTCACGCAATTAGTGGCAATATAAACTGCCACAAGAATTGTTATCAGTGGCAATGCACGACGTAAAGGAAacatgataacaattttattttaatactcaatCTATTAGTCTATCGCACTAATAGATCTCAGCGTTTTCTAGCAGTGCAAGCTGCTGTGATGTAGCGATTCGTGGggtgttatttatattacgatTCTGGTGCAATGAGCCATAAAATTCGGCAAGAAGAAGTaccttatttatataaataaaaggtGGCGGGAGAGTTCCATTTCATTTCCTCCGTTACGGTAGATTATATAGAGTCTGTTCTATTTTGTAATCTACTACTTgtttaaagttatataaattaaattacgtgATACTGATTAAACTTCCTATATTGATTTTCAATTGTTCACTGAACCTATGATAGAAAGTTATACTACGTCAACATTGCCTTTTATTgtgtaaaatcaaatataaaagattaaaatatttatattaaaacagcTCTGagagaatttttattcttataattcgATTCAGatttatacattgtttattCATCCTCTGTAGTCAACAGAATATGGATTatcatatatcattttatacatatctataaataaaaaatgtttttttaacgactttatagattttaattcCAAGTGCATAAAAGAACATTGACGTTATATTGTTCATGTTCCATtagttcttttaaaatatttatttttaatcaaatattcgcatttaaattttatataaaaatagatgttCATATAACTGTCTTCCATAATAGCCATAACATATGTTATTATAGAAGTTAAGACAAGATATTCATAAAGTATTTTTCAGgatgttgaaaatattaatctctTACGCTTATCTCgatttatatagttatatatttattaaaaagaaaattcataCGCAGTATAATAaacttgattttaattttttaatatgcgaATCacataatttctaaatgtgaagacataaataaaaaagtatattgtgctaataatgaatatgtatgtatacaaatattataggCATTATAAACagttcaaataattataaaatacgatTTATATTCATGACGtttgtatatatgaaaaatatttccatttgaTAACATACAATACTGTGTTTTGATATAAGAaatcgtaatatatttatgctcAATATAGTCAATATGTTTAAGGTAAacattataaaacttttctaaCGGGTATACACAGGAATTATTAGGGGAAATAATGCGTTCAATCATATTTGGTATagacattttaatttctcaataacgaaataaatcCATTATTCGACATCCTAAAATTAATCAACGAAAAAGCAATGAACAAATGGTGCAACAATTTATTCTGTTTGTGTCGCACTAAATTGTCAAGTTTCATATCAttaatgatgatgatggtgaCCGTGATGACCGTGACCGCTCGAATAACCATGCTTTTTGCCGCCATGATGTTCACTCTTCTTTCCATGATCTTCGTGATGGTGGTGGTGCTCTTCGTGACCATGTTTGCCATGATGACCATGGTGATCTTCATCATAATGTCCTTTATCATGATGGCCCTTCTTACCGTGGTGATCTTCATGGTGGCCAGAATGATGATGTCCGCCCTTCTTGTGATGACCTTCCTTGCCATGGTGATGCTCATGATGATCGCCATGCTTTTCATGGTGGCCACCTTTATGATGATCATCGTAGAACTTGTGTTCCTTATGGAATTCATCTTTATGGGATTTATGATGATAGCCATGAGTCTTCTCGCCTTTCTTGTGACCCTTTCCATGGCCGAATTTCGACTCTTTATGGCCGTGTTCGTGCTCATGGTGGCTACCATGCTCATCATGCTCGTCGTGATGACCCTTCTTATGACCACCATGCTCGTGATGATGACCCTCATGATGTTCTTTACCATGATGGCCGTGTTCTCCCTCTTCATGATGATGATGGCCCTTATGCCCTTTATGGCCCTCCTCACCGTGTTCTCCGTGATGATGAGAATGATGCTCATGACCTCCGCCATGTTCGTGATGATGGCCATGGTGATGATGATGAGTACCGGCCACCTCCAAATCTCCTCTCATACTCCGAACATCTCGCGCCGAAGATATAGCGATGACCGTGCATATCACAGCCAATCCCAGAAACAAGCATGGACCTACGTATTTAGCCATGTTGGAACTCTGTATAGAACCAACAAGTGCAATTGACTGCCAATAATCTTTAAAGCAAAGCTTATATACCTGCGGTTTCACCAACGCTTTGTACGTAATCGCTTTCGTTCCTCTTGTTCGAACACAATATAGCACTCGTATTTCGTAAAACATTTGTTCGTACTGTGTATTATTGCTTGAATGCGCTATTAGTTATACAGAACCATTGTCAATCTTGGATTACTTAACAGACTCGATATTAAGTAGAAagttagagaaagagagagagagagagaaaatagaaaactaAAATATATGCGATTATATCGTGttatctaatttataatttaaaactatacCAAAactcgttaaaaaatatagagtaaattgcaaaatatgtaatatacatacgtataatgtaagaaaatattactgtCTTTTATAAGTATGTCttttaaaaacgaaattttccaACTCTAGAAATCaaattagttaaaatataaataatgcgtCTATTAGTTAGACGCACTTAAAATAATCGAGTTAATGCagaatttatcaataaataaacaaaagctATCTTTCAATTTAACGGTTGACGACCAGTGAAACGAGACGCACAGCAGAACGATTTACCGTCTTTCATTCATAACTGATGTCCAATTTATTTCCGGCATTAATcgaagcatttttttttattgtacttcGCTTATACTCAATGGCAATGTCCGGTCATATATATTACACCCCCTTGCGTTTATCtccaaatatattaatcatataaattttcgcCCGTTGAATTAAAGCTATTGGAAATCACCGTGTCGCCGTTCGgttaaaaaaggataaaaacgCGTTATTTAGGCTCTACAAACGTAGTTTGGTAAGCAGGGTAACgatttcagtaatattacaTAACGACCTAAGCGACTGTCGCGGACTCACTGAAATCCGCATTACAATTTAAACAGGTTAAGGAGACATTACTTTCGCAACGACCTAATGAGCCAAGAAAGAACTCTGGCTACTCTCATATCGATTATCCTGCGGTCGATATATAATCCGAGCGGGGCGACTAGCTTAATCATACCTACCGATCACAGCGACCAAGTCAAATATCTCTCGTTGATACTGAATCAAACGAGAATAAACACGGCACGATGAGCAGATTGGCGGCGATCTGCCTGCTGGCAGTATGTATCGCCTCTCATTGCGTGATCTTCGCACGCGAGATCAGCAGGACACATTACGACGATCTACAGGTAGCCGCTACTCACCATCATCATGAGAGCGGCCATGGCGGAGAGCATCATTCCGGTCACCACCATGAACATGGCGGGAAAGGCGATGAAGGCTACAAGTCGGAGCACCATCatgaaaaaggagaaaagggaCATCACGATAAAGAAGGCCATTCCGGACATTATCACGAGGATGAAGGCCATAAGAAACATCATCATCACGATGATGGCTATTATGGCGAACACCATAAGGGCGAGAAAGGAGAGAAGGGTCACAAATTCCACGAGAAAGGGCACTACGGTAAAGGCCACAACACAAAGGGCCATCACGAGGTTCACAAACTCGACGAGTTTAAGAAGGATAAGGAATTCTTCGACGAACATCATGATCATGGTCACCATGAGGAACATGGTGGTCATCATCATGAACACGGACACAAAAAAGGCGGCCACTTTAAGAAAGGGCATCATGACCATCATCATCACGAGGATCATTATGGCAAGAAGGGTCATCATGAGAAAGGACATCACCATCATGATCATAAGGGTCACAAAGGCCATGGCGGACACGACGAGCATCATCATCACCATCATCATCATGGCAAGAAAGGCGGCCATGAAGACCATAAGCACTGGGGATTCAAAAAGGGACATTAACGAATATACGGATATGCGgagaattataatttcgttgCTATTACTTGTTGAGATGCGTTGGTTGACTGCCACGttgcattaattattgtaCGTTACGACGgacaaaataaatctttttcagtagacatattatatttttatgtattatctcatatatgtattatgtcaATTCGCTGCAAAATGCGATCTGTGTTTATtaagtcataatttttttccactACGTTTTTCTGTAAATGTGCAATAGCTTGCATTCATCAAACCCTTATACCACTATAGACGTATACTggacgtaaaataaaatttgaattatttctgCGACCGTAA
This genomic interval carries:
- the LOC139815285 gene encoding uncharacterized protein yields the protein MAKYVGPCLFLGLAVICTVIAISSARDVRSMRGDLEVAGTHHHHHGHHHEHGGGHEHHSHHHGEHGEEGHKGHKGHHHHEEGEHGHHGKEHHEGHHHEHGGHKKGHHDEHDEHGSHHEHEHGHKESKFGHGKGHKKGEKTHGYHHKSHKDEFHKEHKFYDDHHKGGHHEKHGDHHEHHHGKEGHHKKGGHHHSGHHEDHHGKKGHHDKGHYDEDHHGHHGKHGHEEHHHHHEDHGKKSEHHGGKKHGYSSGHGHHGHHHHH
- the LOC139815493 gene encoding uncharacterized protein, with the protein product MSRLAAICLLAVCIASHCVIFAREISRTHYDDLQVAATHHHHESGHGGEHHSGHHHEHGGKGDEGYKSEHHHEKGEKGHHDKEGHSGHYHEDEGHKKHHHHDDGYYGEHHKGEKGEKGHKFHEKGHYGKGHNTKGHHEVHKLDEFKKDKEFFDEHHDHGHHEEHGGHHHEHGHKKGGHFKKGHHDHHHHEDHYGKKGHHEKGHHHHDHKGHKGHGGHDEHHHHHHHHGKKGGHEDHKHWGFKKGH
- the LOC139814040 gene encoding uncharacterized protein encodes the protein MFPLRRALPLITILVAVYIATNCVTTAREITRNYDDLQVAASHHHEHGGGEEHHSHHHHKHGDHGHKGYKHHHHHGKGEKGHHDKEHHHGHHDEHGGHKKHHHHDDGHHKEHHHGEKGEKGHKFHEKGHYGKGHSTHGHHEVKKKDEYKKDKEFFDEHHDHGHHDEHGGHHHEHGHKKGGHFKKGHHDHHHHEGHHGKKGHHEKGHHHHDHKGHKGHHDHHEHHHHHHHHGKKGGHEDHKHWGYKKGH
- the LOC139815309 gene encoding uncharacterized protein, producing MVRSTMLFLSFIAICSLTLHTTCHARDLASAESRVSRRDVREENDDRHVDHLEPIVVSSPLAETGETDLETAATKHKGHHHESGGGHKHESHHHEEHGGKGDKGYKSHHHHDKGDSGKHDKQHHSGHHEEHGGKKKGHHDEHEKYGEHHEGEKGHKGGKFGEKKGHKKGHKTKGYHNKFHKDEYHKEHKFYDDYHKSGHHEKHGDFHGHHEKKEGHHKKGGHHHSGYHEDHHGKKGHHDKGHHDEEHKGHHGKHGHEEHHSHHDSHGKKGDHHSGKKYGYKKGH